Proteins encoded in a region of the Paenibacillus sp. E222 genome:
- a CDS encoding amino acid ABC transporter substrate-binding protein/permease yields MKTTKVSFYVLSIILLLVAGLSGWSGDANANSNSGKTYVIGTDITFAPFEYQDENGDYVGIDMDLLDAIAKDQNFNYQIKALGFNAAVQALESNQVDGVIAGMSITDERKQKFDFSEPYYQSGVVMGVSVNNDTVKSYEDLRGKKVAVKTGTEGYSFAESIASKYGFTIVPFDDSSQMYDDVKTGNSVACFEDEPVLRFGIKQNNGLKTVTDREDGASYGFAVSKGQNQELLKMFNEGLVNIKANGEFKRITEEYVGENATVANQGRWELVQKSLPVLFKGMGKTLLYTIISLFFAFIIGLIFAFMKVGQNKFLRIVATVFVDIFRGIPLIVLAFFIYFGIPQAMGFTMPLFLAAILTLSLNAGAYVTEIIRGGIQSIDRGQMEAARSLGLPYRKAMIKIVIPQAIRVMIPSFINQMVITLKDTSILSVIGLVELTQSGKIVIARTFASFDIWLTVAIMYLIVIITLTKIADYLEVRVRRG; encoded by the coding sequence ATGAAAACAACCAAGGTCTCATTTTATGTACTATCAATAATTCTGCTCCTAGTGGCGGGGTTATCCGGATGGTCGGGGGATGCCAATGCAAACTCCAATTCAGGTAAAACCTATGTGATCGGCACAGACATCACATTTGCACCGTTTGAATATCAAGATGAAAATGGGGATTATGTAGGCATCGACATGGATTTGCTGGATGCGATCGCCAAAGATCAGAACTTCAATTATCAAATCAAAGCGCTGGGATTTAATGCGGCTGTGCAAGCTCTTGAGTCCAATCAGGTGGATGGCGTCATTGCCGGGATGAGTATTACAGATGAACGAAAACAAAAGTTTGATTTCTCAGAACCTTATTATCAATCAGGCGTCGTAATGGGTGTTAGCGTAAATAATGATACCGTAAAAAGCTACGAAGATCTCCGCGGTAAAAAGGTCGCTGTGAAAACGGGCACAGAAGGGTACAGCTTTGCTGAATCCATCGCCTCAAAATACGGCTTTACCATTGTTCCATTCGATGATTCTTCGCAAATGTATGATGATGTGAAAACTGGAAACTCGGTTGCATGTTTTGAAGATGAACCTGTCCTAAGATTTGGGATAAAACAGAATAACGGTTTGAAAACCGTTACCGATAGAGAAGACGGCGCTTCCTATGGATTTGCGGTAAGCAAGGGACAGAATCAAGAACTCCTAAAGATGTTTAATGAAGGATTAGTGAATATCAAGGCTAACGGTGAATTTAAGCGCATTACCGAGGAATATGTTGGCGAGAATGCCACTGTCGCAAACCAGGGTCGTTGGGAATTAGTTCAAAAATCTCTACCTGTGCTGTTCAAAGGTATGGGGAAAACACTCTTGTATACGATTATTTCGCTGTTTTTCGCCTTTATCATCGGCTTGATTTTTGCTTTTATGAAAGTGGGTCAGAATAAGTTCCTTCGAATTGTTGCTACTGTATTTGTGGATATTTTCCGCGGGATACCGTTGATTGTCCTGGCATTCTTTATTTATTTCGGAATTCCTCAGGCGATGGGCTTCACCATGCCACTGTTCCTGGCCGCCATTCTGACGTTGAGTCTGAATGCAGGGGCGTACGTGACGGAAATTATTCGTGGGGGTATTCAATCGATTGATCGTGGACAGATGGAAGCAGCCCGTTCATTGGGACTTCCTTATCGCAAAGCGATGATAAAGATTGTAATCCCTCAGGCCATACGGGTTATGATTCCTTCATTTATTAATCAGATGGTTATTACATTGAAAGATACGTCGATCTTGTCCGTCATTGGTCTGGTGGAGTTGACGCAATCCGGTAAGATTGTCATCGCAAGAACATTCGCCTCTTTCGACATTTGGTTGACTGTTGCGATTATGTA